The Electrophorus electricus isolate fEleEle1 chromosome 19, fEleEle1.pri, whole genome shotgun sequence genome has a segment encoding these proteins:
- the sharpin gene encoding ranBP-type and C3HC4-type zinc finger-containing protein 1, translating to MALSSGGWAQACPAASVPGVEKAPQSACSTVLMSVRVSVAHSGLRPLCFPGAGDDSLRLQLSMDPNRVGEFRLTLRAVTSGRIVSLAEFDLRNVRYEIRSSRCHELCVVKPPHDTFRFTFRSEQEAQEWATVMMSSLREAHRVAGISPHPPTDALPSPKPTEQNVALSLSAKEELCAELARAIQAGDTHAAVQHATALAHHQMALTIQPALKNTEDGEISLAVAVEDATSSCCVTVKVVPLMTVASLKQQMFGEYGFHPRVQRWVIGQCLCSDQRSLTSYGVCRDGDTAFLYLLSARHAHLSRQQCQQDQESALLAPAPKPGPTPVASAGGPAGHDRRGYSTLPPRLHHCSTGSSGSGAEKHNISDIISLEMLQLGGPSVTPSTTQLGWSCPSCTFINKSTRPGCEICSTERPNPPELGTSQQATLLS from the exons ATGGCGCTGAGTTCGGGGGGCTGGGCTCAGGCTTGTCCGGCTGCGTCCGTGCCGGGGGTGGAGAAGGCGCCGCAGTCCGCCTGCAGCACCGTGCTGATGTCGGTGCGAGTCTCCGTGGCTCACTCGGGACTGCGGCCGCTCTGCTTCCCCGGAGCCGGCGACGACAGCCTTCGCCTCCAGCTCAGCATGGATCCCAACCGGGTCGGGGAGTTTCGCTTGACCCTGAGGGCCGTCACCAGCGGCCGCATTGTG TCTCTAGCGGAGTTCGACCTGCGCAACGTGAGGTACGAGATCCGCTCGTCTCGCTGCCACGAGCTGTGTGTCGTCAAGCCCCCGCACGACACATTTCGCTTCACCTTTCGCAGCGAGCAGGAGGCGCAGGAGTGGGCCACCGTCATGATGTCATCGCTCAGGGAAGCCCACAGAG tgGCTGGTATTAGCCCTCATCCTCCCACCGATGCATTACCCAGTCCGAAGCCCACAGAGCAAAACGTAGCCTTGTCTTTATCAGCCAAAG AGGAGCTGTGTGCAGAGCTGGCTAGAGCCATACAGGCTGGAGATACCCACGCTGCAGTGCAGCACGCCACAGCACTCGCTCACCACCAGATGGCGCTGACGATTCAGCCAGCTCTAAAGAACACTGAAGATGGGGAGATCAG CTTAGCGGTTGCAGTCGAAGATGCCACTTCATCTTGTTGTGTCACAGTAAAAGTTGTTCCCCTTATGACTGTGGCTTCACTAAAGCagcag ATGTTTGGGGAGTATGGCTTCCACCCACGGGTGCAGCGCTGGGTCATAGGTCAGTGCTTGTGCTCGGACCAGCGCTCACTGACATCGTACGGCGTGTGCCGGGACGGTGACACGGCCTTCCTATACCTGCTTTCAGCACGCCACGCCCACCTTAGCAGGCAGCAGTGTCAGCAGGACCAGGAGAGCGCTCTGCTCGCGCCGGCGCCCAAACCCGGGCCCACACCGGTGGCTTCCGCCGGTGGCCCGGCTGGTCACGACCGGAGGGGCTACAGCACCCTACCACCCAGACTGCACCACTGCAGCACAG GGAGCAGTGGGAGTGgagcagagaaacacaacatTAGCGATATCATAAGCTTGGAGATGCTTCAGCTTGGCGGCCCCAGCGTGACACCAAGTACCACGCAG